In Micromonospora sp. NBC_01813, the following are encoded in one genomic region:
- a CDS encoding family 16 glycosylhydrolase: MSRGRVVTAAVSAVVLGATAGTLAATAAPSDAGGPVAHVAEGRTGTSVNTCANPVLDRDLAGWGRHGTGATPSRVAVSGHVVANFAYSQPSANGLDPEMYLPQKVVLPGEEWTFAMDTWVSGPTTEVTVHMQVDWYSAAGAYLGHDKGPGVAVTGTDTERWTRVAGDFTAPAGAARANVTAQLMGPAGMTWRATACDYLPSGARPAPPTQPPPSDGDTAAGRFDWGTPLPASDEFNYGSESAPAVPDQSKWNLQGGPNGCDEGHDGNGLRCEANTRVVGGIARMTGEANGDTGWLGSKLSQRFGRWEVRARSQATGPNNNRQYHPVLIVWPTNNEWPEGAEYDYLENESPGEDCAEAFLHYPNHTPKRQEFVQRCGVDLSRWHNFALEWTPHHLKGYIDGVEWFNLSQDCIQCAPFPMNQTIQLDNFFGSDLQPAVFEIDWARVYAIPGVSR; this comes from the coding sequence ATGTCACGAGGGCGAGTCGTCACCGCCGCCGTTTCGGCGGTGGTCCTCGGGGCCACCGCCGGCACGCTCGCGGCTACCGCGGCCCCATCCGATGCTGGCGGCCCGGTTGCCCACGTCGCCGAGGGCCGCACCGGCACGAGCGTGAACACCTGCGCCAATCCGGTGCTGGACCGGGACCTGGCGGGCTGGGGCCGACACGGCACCGGGGCCACCCCGAGTCGGGTGGCGGTCAGCGGGCACGTGGTCGCCAACTTCGCCTACTCCCAGCCGAGCGCCAACGGCCTCGATCCGGAGATGTACCTTCCGCAAAAGGTGGTGCTGCCGGGTGAGGAATGGACCTTCGCGATGGACACCTGGGTGAGCGGACCGACGACCGAGGTCACCGTCCACATGCAGGTCGACTGGTACTCGGCGGCCGGCGCGTACCTCGGTCATGACAAGGGACCCGGGGTCGCGGTGACCGGGACCGACACCGAGCGGTGGACCCGGGTCGCTGGCGACTTCACCGCTCCGGCTGGCGCGGCCAGGGCCAATGTGACCGCGCAGCTGATGGGCCCGGCCGGGATGACCTGGCGGGCCACCGCCTGCGACTACCTGCCGTCCGGTGCCCGGCCGGCCCCGCCCACCCAGCCGCCACCGTCGGACGGCGACACCGCGGCCGGGCGATTCGACTGGGGTACGCCGCTGCCGGCCTCCGACGAGTTCAACTACGGCAGCGAGTCCGCTCCCGCGGTGCCGGACCAGTCGAAGTGGAACCTGCAAGGCGGGCCCAACGGGTGCGACGAGGGGCACGACGGAAACGGCCTCCGGTGCGAGGCGAACACCCGGGTCGTGGGCGGCATCGCCCGGATGACGGGCGAGGCCAACGGGGACACCGGCTGGCTCGGCAGCAAGCTTTCCCAGCGGTTCGGACGGTGGGAGGTGCGAGCCCGGTCGCAGGCCACCGGCCCGAACAACAACCGGCAGTACCACCCGGTGCTGATCGTCTGGCCCACCAACAACGAGTGGCCGGAGGGCGCCGAGTACGACTACCTGGAGAACGAGTCGCCCGGCGAGGACTGCGCGGAGGCGTTCCTGCACTACCCGAACCACACCCCGAAGAGGCAGGAGTTCGTCCAACGTTGCGGTGTCGACCTGTCGCGGTGGCACAACTTCGCCCTGGAGTGGACGCCGCACCATCTCAAGGGCTACATCGACGGGGTCGAGTGGTTCAACCTGAGTCAG